In Chitinophaga sp. HK235, a single window of DNA contains:
- a CDS encoding IPExxxVDY family protein has product MTILKLKLDQEQLVEDFFENTHLIGIASSARDYQLCWQINRQLYTNFRVNNLLEITLSKKNRSFHFTVMEFNEPTNSVSHYFYNNHCQAEFLLPELKHIHFLWLIKGDYYQATDIKKLLDELRLVPLVQLVSLLDTREIKNRMNLIF; this is encoded by the coding sequence ATGACTATACTCAAATTAAAACTGGACCAGGAGCAATTGGTAGAAGATTTTTTTGAGAACACCCACCTGATCGGTATCGCCTCTAGCGCCCGCGATTACCAGCTCTGCTGGCAGATCAACCGGCAGCTATATACCAACTTCAGGGTCAACAACCTCCTGGAAATTACCCTTTCGAAGAAAAACAGGTCCTTCCATTTTACAGTGATGGAGTTTAACGAGCCTACCAATTCCGTCTCCCACTACTTTTACAATAACCACTGCCAGGCAGAATTTTTGCTGCCTGAACTAAAGCACATCCACTTCCTCTGGCTGATCAAAGGAGATTATTACCAGGCTACGGATATAAAAAAATTATTGGACGAATTACGCCTCGTACCGCTTGTACAATTAGTATCTTTACTGGATACGAGAGAGATTAAAAATAGAATGAACCTCATTTTTTAG
- a CDS encoding 4a-hydroxytetrahydrobiopterin dehydratase produces MWAKKDNQLYRAFIFKDFREAFAFMTKVALVAEKMDHHPYWINIYNTVEIYLSTHDAGNVVTEKDQNMAKAIDQLL; encoded by the coding sequence ATGTGGGCAAAAAAAGACAATCAACTGTACCGGGCTTTTATCTTCAAAGACTTCCGGGAAGCATTCGCGTTCATGACCAAAGTGGCCCTGGTAGCTGAAAAGATGGACCATCATCCCTACTGGATCAATATCTACAATACAGTAGAAATATACCTCAGCACACATGATGCCGGCAACGTGGTGACAGAGAAAGACCAAAATATGGCGAAAGCCATCGATCAATTGTTATAA